A genomic region of Streptomyces sp. NBC_00247 contains the following coding sequences:
- a CDS encoding helix-turn-helix transcriptional regulator has protein sequence MRGSGDAGQAVLRELRAAAAAHPLVNLTGPLGVGKSALTAGLRGAARVDLDQPDGPAALRRALCEPADPTLVVDSVDGRTRRDTLYAELEHPGHRWPNLVVVSRRPLLADPRWTHSGAATVTVAPAPEERITAQAAAVADPDGRAVVVQLAGGIPLIADAARRALNTGIPPNALGAVADQVSEEILERLGRELPGRQWRHALRLLATVWSGDERLLPGGPDHFAALASLSIVERSGLGLRITEPYRTLFELAYRWRRPDSHESARIRARDYRLALLAGARDQAEQTALAEESLFLSAGPLVRRTLFPADTRAVRVRSAVAADASDIGVLMRQWADHSGFDPRRCDRLTERWAGDDISAFHLVYDRDDKAVGIAGLIPIDDRTTTGMEPLLQQHSATVAGGGHFLGAAHCPDPAVRAILLRHLLQRASGGQLVVSTANPEYQGLVNSLGFRVHGSIRDDVFHCGRPPAVYSNDFSAAALPWWLGRLDGNGPRPPARPGPRIAPKELQVLLDYVSGMTLKAAARRAGISQNTAKDYLNRVKSKYRLAGRPAYTKIDLAHRVHEDGLGPAVPTISA, from the coding sequence GTGAGGGGTTCGGGGGATGCGGGGCAGGCGGTTCTGCGGGAACTGCGCGCCGCCGCGGCCGCACATCCACTGGTCAACCTGACCGGCCCGCTCGGAGTCGGCAAATCCGCGCTCACGGCCGGCCTCCGGGGCGCGGCCCGGGTGGACCTCGACCAGCCCGACGGACCGGCCGCGTTACGCCGGGCGCTCTGTGAACCGGCCGATCCGACGCTGGTGGTGGACAGCGTCGACGGACGGACCCGCCGGGACACCCTGTACGCCGAACTCGAACACCCCGGCCACCGGTGGCCGAACCTGGTCGTGGTCAGCCGTCGACCGCTCCTCGCCGACCCCCGGTGGACGCACTCGGGCGCGGCCACCGTCACCGTGGCCCCCGCCCCCGAGGAGCGGATCACCGCGCAGGCCGCCGCCGTGGCCGATCCGGACGGCCGCGCCGTCGTCGTCCAACTCGCCGGCGGAATACCCCTGATCGCGGATGCGGCCCGCCGCGCGCTGAACACCGGCATTCCGCCGAACGCCCTCGGAGCCGTCGCCGACCAGGTGTCCGAGGAGATCCTGGAGCGGCTCGGCCGCGAACTCCCCGGCAGGCAGTGGCGCCACGCCCTGCGGCTGCTCGCCACCGTGTGGTCCGGGGACGAGAGACTCCTGCCCGGTGGCCCCGACCACTTCGCCGCACTCGCCTCGCTCAGCATCGTCGAACGGAGCGGGCTGGGTCTCCGGATCACCGAGCCGTACCGCACCCTGTTCGAACTGGCCTACCGGTGGCGGCGGCCCGATTCGCACGAAAGCGCCCGGATCCGCGCCCGCGACTACCGCCTCGCCCTGCTCGCGGGCGCCCGCGACCAGGCCGAACAGACCGCACTCGCCGAAGAAAGCCTCTTCCTCAGCGCCGGCCCCCTGGTCCGCCGCACCCTCTTCCCGGCCGACACCCGTGCGGTGCGGGTACGCTCCGCCGTCGCCGCGGACGCCTCCGACATCGGCGTGCTGATGCGCCAGTGGGCCGACCACAGCGGCTTCGACCCCCGCCGCTGCGACCGGCTCACCGAACGCTGGGCCGGGGACGACATCTCCGCCTTCCACCTCGTGTACGACCGGGACGACAAGGCCGTCGGCATCGCCGGCCTCATACCGATCGACGACCGGACGACCACGGGCATGGAGCCGCTGCTCCAGCAGCACAGCGCGACGGTGGCCGGAGGCGGCCACTTCCTGGGAGCCGCGCACTGCCCCGACCCGGCCGTCCGGGCCATCCTCCTGCGCCACCTCCTCCAGCGCGCCTCCGGCGGCCAGCTGGTCGTCTCCACCGCCAACCCCGAGTACCAGGGCCTGGTGAACAGCCTCGGCTTCCGCGTCCACGGCTCCATCCGCGACGACGTCTTCCACTGCGGCCGGCCCCCGGCGGTCTACAGCAACGACTTCTCCGCCGCCGCGCTCCCCTGGTGGCTCGGCAGGCTCGACGGCAACGGCCCCCGGCCCCCGGCCCGACCCGGGCCCCGCATCGCCCCCAAGGAACTCCAGGTCCTGCTGGACTACGTGTCCGGCATGACCCTCAAGGCCGCGGCCCGGCGGGCCGGCATCTCCCAGAACACGGCCAAGGACTACCTCAACCGGGTCAAGTCCAAGTACCGGCTGGCCGGACGACCCGCCTACACCAAGATCGACCTGGCCCACCGGGTCCACGAGGACGGCCTCGGTCCGGCGGTCCCCACGATCTCGGCCTGA
- a CDS encoding type 2 lanthipeptide synthetase LanM family protein, translating to MRGRGVPAATVHAAAVFPDGWWLRAVAPVDRTAGGRPEWARHVEEAVARDEPLVLPDGELPGLTGFAALMGTFARHAARLLPEHERVAASVRARWTDDLAGRLAGTAARTLVLELHAAGADGRAEGDTPGLRFRSFLRRSSPPSAWVGLFVRYPVLGRLVGQVCLYAAAAFSELLERFAADRPLIVAGLLRGVDPGELVSVRGFLGDGHRQGRGVAVLRFATGRQVVHKPRPLAVDRHCAGLLGWFNARSGLPDLRVPTVVERPGHGWAEFVAAEECRNPADVERFYLRLGGLLALAHAVGATDLHHENLVARRDEPVLVDVETLFHPPEPSAGPRDPAEAALEASVHRTGLLPQLWIGDEDVRDVSGVGGDPGGQAPSDGVGWAGSGTDTMRLVRVRRPLAGGENRPRLGAAVADPAEHLEALLAGFRAGYRTLVAHRDELLLPGGPLARCAEDEVRVVARATQVYATLLDESTHPDLLRGWEERDRVLGALRDGEEWPTARPELVEDEIADLWNGDVPLFTARPGRADLWTASGRHVPGALGGPGLDAVTDRIRAMGPHDLARQEWIVRAAMAGRSRAEAHGGRARPPLPRGVRRTAPGRCGPPHRPGTWSRPDPGRLLDAARTVGDRLLVDAYRGAGAVNWLGLELLGDRYWRLQPLGADLGSGWTGVALFLARLSALTGQDRYAEGAREALRPLPGLLAALAGRPDELGHVGSGGFAGLGGIAYAVASVAECLDDTEIRGLVEPVVALARCAVEREEEYGVVGGTAGGLAALLAVDRMTGSAAARRAAALAAERLLDAPPPGRAGFADGRAGVGWALLRYARAGGEARYGRAGAAVLRTAASRTAADGRAGGPTGWCRGAPGVALAVADTGAATADTVLAARLASAVRAAHRRGPLPAHGLCHGEPGALELLFHPAAAPTAPWRPTGAHTAAGAGAGARRAAAVLAAVERGALRYGTPGGTVVPGLLHGLAGTGYTLLRLGFAARVPSVLLLRAPDDGPPAGAGVLPAARAGTFEEERSTR from the coding sequence ATGAGGGGCCGGGGTGTCCCCGCTGCGACCGTCCACGCCGCGGCGGTGTTCCCCGACGGCTGGTGGCTGCGGGCCGTCGCCCCCGTCGACCGGACCGCCGGTGGGCGCCCGGAGTGGGCCCGCCACGTCGAAGAGGCCGTGGCACGGGACGAGCCGCTGGTACTGCCGGACGGTGAACTGCCGGGCCTCACCGGATTTGCCGCGCTGATGGGGACGTTCGCACGGCACGCGGCACGACTGCTGCCCGAGCACGAGCGGGTCGCCGCCTCCGTACGGGCACGGTGGACCGATGACCTGGCCGGCCGGCTGGCCGGGACGGCCGCCCGCACCCTCGTCCTGGAACTGCACGCGGCAGGCGCCGACGGGCGGGCCGAAGGAGACACGCCGGGGCTCCGCTTCCGGTCGTTCCTCCGGCGATCGTCCCCGCCGAGCGCGTGGGTGGGGCTGTTCGTGCGGTATCCGGTGCTGGGCAGGCTGGTCGGGCAGGTCTGCCTGTACGCCGCCGCGGCGTTCTCCGAGCTCCTGGAGCGGTTCGCCGCCGATCGTCCGCTGATCGTGGCGGGGCTGCTGCGCGGCGTCGATCCCGGTGAACTGGTCTCCGTACGCGGCTTCTTGGGCGACGGGCACCGGCAGGGCCGGGGCGTGGCGGTACTGCGCTTCGCGACGGGCCGCCAGGTGGTCCACAAGCCGAGGCCGCTCGCGGTGGACCGGCACTGCGCCGGCCTTCTGGGCTGGTTCAACGCCCGGTCGGGGCTGCCGGATCTGCGCGTCCCCACCGTCGTCGAGCGACCCGGCCACGGCTGGGCGGAGTTCGTCGCAGCGGAGGAGTGCCGTAACCCCGCGGACGTCGAGCGCTTCTACCTGCGGCTGGGCGGGTTGCTCGCCCTGGCGCACGCGGTGGGCGCCACCGACCTCCACCACGAGAACCTCGTCGCCCGCCGGGACGAGCCCGTCCTCGTGGACGTCGAAACGCTCTTCCACCCGCCGGAGCCGTCGGCCGGCCCGAGGGACCCGGCCGAAGCGGCCCTGGAGGCCTCGGTCCACCGCACCGGACTGCTGCCCCAGCTGTGGATCGGCGACGAGGACGTCCGGGACGTCTCGGGGGTGGGCGGCGACCCCGGCGGGCAGGCGCCGTCGGACGGCGTGGGGTGGGCCGGTTCGGGCACCGACACGATGCGGCTCGTCCGTGTGAGGAGACCGCTCGCCGGGGGCGAGAACCGGCCACGCCTGGGCGCGGCGGTCGCCGATCCGGCGGAGCACCTGGAGGCGCTGCTGGCCGGATTCCGCGCCGGATACCGGACCTTGGTGGCGCACCGCGACGAACTGCTGCTCCCGGGCGGGCCGTTGGCCCGTTGCGCGGAGGACGAGGTGCGGGTCGTGGCGCGGGCCACCCAGGTGTACGCGACGCTGCTGGACGAGTCGACCCATCCCGACCTGCTGCGCGGCTGGGAGGAACGCGACCGGGTGCTGGGTGCGCTGCGCGACGGCGAGGAGTGGCCGACGGCCCGGCCGGAACTCGTCGAGGACGAGATCGCGGACCTGTGGAACGGCGACGTACCGCTGTTCACCGCGCGTCCGGGCCGCGCCGACCTGTGGACGGCGAGCGGCCGGCACGTGCCGGGCGCCCTCGGCGGGCCGGGGCTCGACGCGGTCACGGACCGGATCCGGGCGATGGGCCCGCACGACCTCGCGCGGCAGGAGTGGATCGTCCGCGCGGCCATGGCGGGACGGTCGCGTGCGGAGGCGCACGGCGGCCGGGCCCGGCCGCCCCTGCCGCGCGGGGTCCGCCGGACCGCACCGGGGCGCTGCGGTCCGCCGCACCGGCCGGGCACCTGGTCCCGGCCGGACCCCGGGCGGCTTCTCGACGCGGCCCGGACCGTCGGGGACCGGCTCCTCGTGGACGCGTACCGGGGGGCCGGGGCCGTCAACTGGCTGGGCCTGGAGCTGCTGGGCGACCGGTACTGGCGCCTCCAGCCGCTCGGCGCGGACCTGGGGAGCGGCTGGACCGGGGTGGCGCTGTTCCTCGCCCGGCTCTCCGCCCTCACCGGGCAGGACCGGTACGCCGAGGGGGCCCGGGAGGCGCTCCGGCCGCTGCCCGGTCTGCTGGCCGCGCTGGCCGGCCGCCCGGACGAGCTGGGGCACGTGGGGTCCGGCGGGTTCGCCGGGCTCGGCGGCATCGCGTACGCGGTCGCCTCGGTGGCGGAGTGCCTGGACGACACGGAGATCCGCGGGCTGGTCGAGCCGGTGGTGGCCCTCGCCCGGTGCGCCGTGGAACGCGAGGAGGAGTACGGCGTGGTGGGCGGCACGGCCGGCGGGCTGGCCGCACTGCTGGCGGTGGACCGGATGACGGGTTCGGCCGCGGCACGACGGGCCGCGGCCCTCGCCGCCGAGCGGCTGCTCGACGCGCCGCCGCCCGGCCGCGCGGGCTTCGCCGACGGCCGGGCCGGGGTCGGCTGGGCGCTGCTGCGGTACGCGCGGGCCGGCGGGGAGGCGCGGTACGGGCGGGCCGGGGCGGCGGTGTTGCGGACGGCGGCGTCGCGTACCGCGGCGGACGGTCGTGCCGGTGGCCCGACGGGCTGGTGCCGGGGTGCGCCCGGGGTGGCCCTGGCGGTGGCCGACACCGGGGCGGCCACCGCCGACACGGTGCTCGCGGCGCGGCTCGCGAGCGCGGTACGGGCCGCGCACCGCCGTGGACCGCTGCCCGCGCACGGGCTGTGCCACGGCGAACCCGGCGCACTGGAGCTGCTGTTCCACCCCGCCGCCGCCCCCACAGCGCCATGGCGGCCGACCGGTGCGCACACGGCGGCCGGGGCCGGGGCCGGGGCGCGGCGGGCCGCGGCGGTCCTGGCGGCGGTCGAGCGCGGTGCGCTCCGGTACGGGACTCCGGGCGGAACGGTCGTCCCCGGGCTGCTCCACGGGCTCGCCGGGACGGGCTACACCCTGCTGCGGCTGGGCTTCGCCGCGCGGGTTCCCTCGGTCCTGCTGCTGCGGGCACCGGATGACGGACCACCGGCCGGGGCGGGCGTCCTGCCCGCCGCACGGGCCGGAACCTTCGAAGAGGAACGGAGTACGCGATGA
- the lanKC gene encoding class III lanthionine synthetase LanKC, translating to MQAFWLTLADKEFYLPLDRVSDVGETYAPSGIPDGWSGTVDGTWTYWRPADPVLVDEGWKVHVSTRPERLRFTLDTVAAVCFDEGLVFKHLSARLFYEVFHHKHVDRAQAGKFIAIYPPEVTTARRLMERLAAELKGETGPYVLTDRRYADSGVVQYRYGAHRSRSRLQPDGTTLQLVRDGQGRDVPDVRSAQFVLPAGVEDPFATPEPPHTGPILLNGRYEVTGVIRHSNGGGTYRATDTRTGRTVFVKEARAHNGFMGDGTDSRRRLRHEWEILERVHSLAPGLCPEPLDRFTEWEHDFLVTEFVEGAGFVQWVAAHTVMGRFDVDAARHAEYLARVDRVLASLRAAIDRLHGIGLRFGDLSHGNVVVLDDLDVRLIDFETANPLDEKPSALGTPGYKPTPAQVAAGVEDDEYGFSGLAQFALFPLTQQLARDPVGRTELYRRDLEHVVPVPAELWRTVTRFHPGTAAGAPAPVHDLPSATALDADPERELERLRAGLTAGLLAMARPDGRDWVFPPPPRGYAVNTHCLEHGTAGVLHALLRSGAGVPDELVARFRRDALKNAAVLAPGLQNGTAGIAWVLAELGLGDEAGEVLDTAPGHPLSLASAGLAHGAAGIGLAHVALHERLGGDRRLAFAAGIADAFVAEDPRRLLSGAGAPGLASGLAGTALFLRTIGAYTGEQRYLRGAVALMHAELDRGADGGADGLVFRDTTQSRILPYLAEGSAGVALALTRLAATTGDERCVRTLPQVVAMCRLTCTVDPGLHAGLAGPVYALAEYAEYAERAEPAGHVGGPRERATALRVATGLAKYAIRHPDGLRVLGAAEERFHADLGSGSAGVLLALARVLDGPGAPLLPEPGTP from the coding sequence ATGCAGGCCTTCTGGTTGACGCTGGCGGACAAGGAGTTCTACCTCCCGCTGGACCGGGTCTCGGACGTGGGCGAGACCTACGCTCCGAGCGGGATTCCCGACGGATGGTCGGGGACGGTCGACGGGACGTGGACCTACTGGCGGCCGGCCGACCCGGTGCTCGTGGACGAGGGCTGGAAGGTCCATGTGTCCACCAGGCCCGAACGGTTGAGGTTCACGCTCGACACGGTGGCGGCGGTCTGCTTCGACGAGGGACTGGTCTTCAAGCACCTCTCCGCGCGGCTGTTCTACGAGGTGTTCCACCACAAGCACGTCGACCGGGCGCAGGCCGGCAAGTTCATCGCGATCTATCCGCCCGAAGTGACCACCGCCCGGCGGCTGATGGAGCGACTGGCGGCCGAGTTGAAGGGCGAGACCGGTCCGTACGTCCTCACCGACCGCCGCTACGCCGACAGCGGTGTCGTGCAGTACCGGTACGGAGCCCACCGCAGCCGCTCCCGGCTCCAACCGGACGGCACCACGCTCCAGTTGGTGCGCGACGGACAGGGCAGGGACGTACCGGACGTGCGGTCCGCCCAGTTCGTCCTGCCGGCCGGTGTCGAGGACCCGTTCGCCACTCCCGAGCCGCCCCACACCGGACCGATCCTGCTGAACGGGCGGTACGAGGTCACCGGGGTGATCCGGCACAGCAACGGCGGCGGCACCTATCGGGCCACCGACACCCGCACCGGCCGCACGGTGTTCGTCAAGGAAGCCCGCGCGCACAACGGCTTCATGGGCGACGGAACCGACTCCCGCCGCCGGCTCCGCCACGAGTGGGAGATCCTGGAGCGGGTGCACTCCCTGGCACCCGGGCTCTGTCCCGAGCCGCTGGACCGCTTCACCGAGTGGGAACACGATTTCCTGGTGACCGAGTTCGTCGAGGGAGCCGGCTTCGTCCAGTGGGTCGCCGCCCACACGGTGATGGGGCGGTTCGACGTGGACGCCGCCCGGCACGCCGAGTACCTCGCCCGGGTGGACCGCGTGCTGGCGAGCCTGCGCGCCGCCATCGACCGGCTGCACGGGATCGGGCTGCGCTTCGGCGACCTGAGCCACGGCAATGTGGTCGTCCTCGACGACCTGGACGTGCGCCTGATCGACTTCGAGACCGCCAACCCGCTCGACGAGAAGCCGAGCGCGCTCGGCACCCCGGGCTACAAACCGACTCCCGCCCAGGTGGCGGCCGGTGTGGAGGACGACGAGTACGGATTCTCCGGGCTGGCGCAGTTCGCCCTCTTCCCGCTGACCCAGCAACTGGCACGCGACCCGGTGGGCCGTACCGAGCTCTACCGCCGGGACCTCGAACACGTCGTCCCCGTCCCCGCCGAACTGTGGCGCACCGTGACCCGCTTCCACCCCGGCACCGCCGCCGGGGCTCCGGCCCCCGTGCACGACCTGCCTTCGGCGACCGCTCTGGACGCGGACCCGGAGAGGGAACTGGAGCGGCTGCGGGCCGGACTCACCGCGGGTCTGCTGGCCATGGCGAGGCCGGACGGCCGGGACTGGGTGTTCCCGCCGCCGCCGCGTGGCTATGCCGTGAACACCCACTGCCTGGAGCACGGGACGGCCGGGGTGCTCCACGCCCTGCTGCGGTCCGGCGCCGGCGTTCCGGACGAGCTGGTGGCCAGATTCCGCCGGGACGCGCTGAAGAACGCCGCCGTGCTGGCACCCGGACTCCAGAACGGTACGGCGGGGATCGCCTGGGTGCTGGCCGAACTGGGCCTCGGCGACGAGGCGGGGGAGGTGCTCGACACCGCCCCGGGCCACCCGCTCAGCCTCGCCTCGGCCGGACTGGCCCACGGTGCGGCCGGCATCGGGCTCGCCCACGTCGCGCTCCACGAGCGCCTCGGCGGTGACCGCCGGCTGGCCTTCGCCGCCGGGATCGCGGACGCCTTCGTCGCCGAGGACCCCCGTCGGCTGCTGTCCGGCGCCGGGGCTCCCGGGCTCGCGTCCGGGCTCGCCGGGACGGCCTTGTTCCTGCGGACCATCGGTGCGTACACCGGCGAGCAGCGCTACCTGAGGGGTGCGGTCGCCCTCATGCACGCCGAGCTCGACCGGGGCGCCGACGGTGGTGCGGACGGGCTGGTGTTCCGGGACACCACGCAGAGCCGGATACTGCCCTACCTGGCGGAAGGCTCCGCGGGTGTGGCGCTGGCGCTCACCCGGCTGGCCGCCACGACCGGCGACGAGCGGTGCGTGCGGACCTTGCCGCAGGTCGTGGCCATGTGCCGGCTCACCTGCACCGTCGACCCCGGCCTGCACGCGGGCCTCGCCGGCCCGGTGTACGCGCTGGCCGAGTACGCCGAGTACGCGGAACGTGCGGAGCCGGCCGGGCACGTCGGCGGGCCCAGGGAGCGGGCGACGGCGCTGCGCGTCGCCACCGGGCTCGCCAAGTACGCGATCCGGCACCCCGACGGGCTGCGGGTGCTCGGCGCCGCGGAGGAACGGTTCCACGCCGACCTGGGATCCGGCAGCGCGGGTGTGCTGCTGGCCCTCGCCCGGGTGCTCGACGGGCCCGGTGCGCCGCTGCTCCCCGAGCCGGGCACCCCCTGA